A genome region from Penaeus monodon isolate SGIC_2016 chromosome 14, NSTDA_Pmon_1, whole genome shotgun sequence includes the following:
- the LOC119580549 gene encoding carbohydrate sulfotransferase 3-like yields MVSDKVYEVTFEAHYSPSEVRQAGVARGVARGVARGVARGVARGVDWEKEQSTLAPQTGPPPRPLLVLSLSSLARSGSTLMSQFLATLQGAVLFFEPMWIKEHTPCAEDATCVERYVRSIFSCTFSEDFEQWFRGKALFFNKFHQAVRACTRPGNRTKRECKDALDIRGMCERSPVRAMKIIRTRLAFLEPMMKDPQINFKVIYLTRDPRGSLNSIRKYGWNRDPLLRCSHLEQDQLASAKLSQLYPDRVMLLKHEDFCLDPMGKAAAIMTFLYGDPTLPHVLRTFLVEHMATRSTKGGMSTIHNSSEEFEAWRHEITETQLMEVEGEPTCVRAIRRMGHVVFGSVQRANDSAISLFAPREEWPKD; encoded by the exons ATGGTTTCTGATAAAGTATATGAGGTAACATTTG AGGCGCATTACTCCCCGAGCGAAGTGCGCCAGGCGGGCGTCGCGCGGGGCGTCGCGCGGGGCGTCGCGCGGGGCGTCGCGCGGGGCGTCGCGCGGGGCGTCGACTGGGAGAAGGAGCAGTCGACCCTCGCCCCCCAGACGGGGCCGCCCCCCCggcctctcctcgtcctctccctgaGCTCGCTCGCCCGGAGCGGCTCGACCCTCATGTCGCAGTTCCTGGCCACGCTGCAGGGCGCCGTCTTGTTCTTCGAGCCGATGTGGATCAAGGAGCACACCCCGTGCGCCGAGGACGCGACGTGCGTGGAGCGGTACGTGCGCAGCATTTTCAGCTGCACGTTCTCCGAGGATTTCGAGCAGTGGTTCCGCGGGAAGGCGCTTTTCTTCAACAAGTTCCACCAGGCCGTGAGGGCCTGCACGCGGCCAGGGAACAGGACCAAGAGGGAGTGCAAGGACGCGCTCGACATCCGCGGCATGTGCGAGCGCTCGCCGGTGAGAGCCATGAAGATCATCCGCACGAGGCTGGCCTTCCTCGAGCCGATGATGAAGGACCCGCAGATCAACTTCAAGGTCATCTACCTGACCCGAGATCCACGCGGGTCCCTCAACAGCATCCGCAAATACGGCTGGAACAGAGACCCGCTGTTGCGCTGCTCCCACCTCGAGCAGGACCAGCTGGCCTCCGCGAAGCTCTCCCAGCTGTACCCCGACAGGGTGATGCTCCTGAAACACGAGGACTTCTGCCTCGACCCGATGGGCAAGGCGGCCGCGATCATGACCTTCCTGTACGGCGACCCGACTCTCCCTCACGTGCTCAGGACCTTCCTGGTCGAGCACATGGCGACCAGGTCGACCAAGGGCGGCATGAGCACGATCCACAACAGCTCCGAGGAGTTCGAGGCCTGGCGCCACGAGATCACCGAGACGCAGCTGATGGAGGTCGAGGGGGAGCCGACGTGCGTGCGGGCCATTCGGAGGATGGGCCACGTGGTCTTCGGCTCCGTCCAGAGGGCCAACGACTCGGCCATCTCGCTCTTCGCGCCCAGGGAGGAATGGCCCAAGGATTAA